One region of Chaetodon auriga isolate fChaAug3 chromosome 5, fChaAug3.hap1, whole genome shotgun sequence genomic DNA includes:
- the ikbkb gene encoding inhibitor of nuclear factor kappa-B kinase subunit beta: MNRVPLQQQQSCGPWDQKERLGTGGFGNVTRWQNKDTEEQIAIKQCRQELSERNKERWCLEIQIMKRLDHVNVVAAREVPEGMQKLVATNDLPLLAMEYCQGGDLRKYLNLLENCCGLREGSVLILLSDISSALTYLHKKRIIHRDLKPENIVLQQGEKRLIHKIIDLGYAKELDQSSLCTSFVGTLQYLAPELIERQKYTVTVDYWSFGTLVFECITGFRPFLPTWQPVPWHNKLRLKQDDDIVVYEDLSGEVRFSKHLPQPNNLNSLLLEKLERWLQLMLKWSPQERGKDPEATPSDCFSQLGVILQLKLVHVLNMMSAKILTYSVSGEETVADLQLRIEKDTSIPAANQELLLEAGLALEPHGLATQCAIDYTEIDGRRTDLPLVFLFDRSSCSYEPQFAPRTLPENVRFVQADPKHLLAYSPLRRTCGQAWHTIRSLKEDWQRLQQGQKAAIMSLLRHNSSLSKQKNEMVSMHQRLMAKLDFFTTSLHIDMDKYQEQTATGIASEKLLGVWREMEQTAASCGQAKVSELEEEMMQLQPDIVDVQRQPWRSGETLDTLEGKAMELFRKLREKPRDQRCSGDSQEVVRLVVQAVQFYEKKLRDFYTHLSKTAVCRQRVMELLPKVEGMVQRMAESEQVLMSLQEKRQRELWNLLKVACSKVRSPVCGSPDVLRTPSSVPPLLTPRHSLQQFDESLVEESRTFESRLQSLLHDTIQESESSMEMLREWTWLRGGQNFSSDLS; this comes from the exons ATGAATCGAGttcccctgcagcagcagcagagctgtggGCCCTGGGACCAGAAGGAGCGCCTGGGCACCGGAGGCTTTGGGAATGTCACAAGATGGCAAAACAAG gacacagaggagcagatcGCGATAAAGCAGTGCCGTCAGGAGCTGAGTGAGCGAAACAAAGAGCGATGGTGTCTGGAGATCCAGATCATGAAGAG GTTGGATCATGTCAACGTCGTTGCAGCCAGAGAGGTTCCTGAGGGGATGCAGAAACTGGTGGCCACCAACGACCTGCCTCTGCTGGCAATGGAGTACTGTCAGGGAGGGGATCTGAGAAAG TATCTGAACCTCTTGGAAAACTGCTGTGGATTGAGGGAGGGCTCCGTTTTGATTCTGCTGTCTGACATTT CTTCGGCTCTGACCTACCTCCATAAGAAGAGGATCATCCACAGAGACCTGAAACCAGAAAACattgtgctgcagcagggagagaagaga TTGATCCACAAAATTATAGATCTCGGCTATGCGAAGGAGCTGGACCAGAGCAGCCTTTGCACTTCATTTGTGGGAACACTGCAGTACTTG GCTCCAGAGCTCATTGAAAGACAGAAGTACACGGTCACTGTGGACTACTGGAGCTTCGGGACATTGGTGTTTGAATGCATCACAGGATTTCGCCCTTTCTTACCAACCTGGCAACCTGTTCCTTG GCACAATAAACTGAGGCTGAAGCAGGACGACGACATTGTTGTCTATGAGGACCTCTCAGGAGAGGTCCGCTTCTCTAAACATCTGCCGCAGCCCAACAACCTCAACAG TCTGTTATTGGAGAAACTGGAGAggtggctgcagctgatgttgAAGTGGTCTCCTCAGGAGAGAGGCAAAGACCCCGAGGCTACACCCAGCGACTGCTTCTCCCAGCTGGGGGTCATTCTGCAGCTCAAG CTGGTTCATGTCCTGAACATGATGTCTGCTAAAATCCTGACATACTCCGTGTCGGGCGAGGAGACTGTGGCAGACCTGCAGCTGAGGATAGAAAAAGACACCAGCATCCCCGCAGCCAatcaggagctgctgctggaggcggGGTTAGCCTTGGAGCCTCATGGACTGGCCACACAGTGTGCCATAGATTACACA GAGATAGATGGGCGACGGACCGACTTGCCTCTGGTCTTCCTGTTTGATCGCTCCTCTTGCAGTTATGAACCTCAGTTTGCTCCTCGGACACTTCCAGAAAATGTTCGCTTCGTCC AAGCCGACCCTAAGCACCTCCTGGCTTACAGCCCCCTGAGGAGGACCTGTGGCCAGGCGTGGCACACCATCCGCTCCCTGAAGGAAGACTGGCAAAGGCTGCAGCAGGGGCAGAAAGCTGCCAT caTGAGCCTGCTGAGACACAACTCTTCACTGTCCAAACAGAAGAATGAGATGGTGTCCATGCACCAGAGGCTCATGGCCAAGCTGGACTTCTTCACCACCAGCCTTCACATAGATATGGACAAATACCAGGAGCAGACAGCCACGGGGATCG cgTCAGAGAAACTCCTGGGCGTGTGGAGGGAGATGGAGCAGACTGCTGCCAGCTGTGGTCAG GCCAAGGTGAGTgaactggaggaggagatgatgcagctgcagccagacaTCGTCGATGTGCAGAGGCAGCCGTGGAGGAGTGGAGAGACTCTGGACACACT TGAAGGAAAGGCCATGGAGCTGTTCCGCAAACTCAGAGAGAAACCCAGAG ACCAGAGGTGTTCAGGGGACAGTCAGGAGGTGGTGCGCCTGGTGGTTCAGGCTGTGCAGTTCTACGAGAAGAAGCTCAGAGACTTCTACACACACCTCAG TAAGACAGCGGTGTGCCGCCAGCGTGTGATGGAGCTGCTGCCGAAGGTGGAGGGCATGGTCCAGAGGATGGCCGAGAGCGAGCAAGTCCTGATGAGCCTGCAGGAGAAACGGCAGAGGGAGCTGTGGAACCTGCTCAAAGTCGCCTGT AGTAAAGTTCGCAGCCCAGTGTGTGGGAGTCCCGATGTATTACGAACCCCCTCCTCAGTACCACCGCTACTGACCCCCAGACACAGTTTACAGCAGTT TGACGAGTCTCttgtggaggagagcaggacgTTTGAGAGTCGACTCCAGAGTTTGCTGCATGACACCATCCAGGAATCGGAGAGCAGTATGGAG ATGTTGAGGGAGTGGACGTGGCTGCGTGGAGGCCAGAATTTCTCCAGTGACCTCTCCTGA